One region of Stigmatella erecta genomic DNA includes:
- a CDS encoding carboxymuconolactone decarboxylase family protein, which produces MKPRLDPYAAAPQALQAMLELSKKVHDSGLEASLMELVKIRASQLNGCAFCLHMHTREARAQGETEERLYLLSAWHESPLYTGRERAALAWTEALTLVAQTRAPDADYVALREHFSEEECVNLTLLIGVINTWNRIAVGFRSIHPVAQRRDAA; this is translated from the coding sequence ATGAAGCCCAGACTCGACCCCTACGCCGCCGCACCGCAAGCCCTCCAGGCCATGCTCGAACTGAGCAAGAAGGTCCATGACAGTGGTCTCGAAGCGAGCCTGATGGAGCTGGTGAAGATTCGCGCCTCGCAGCTCAACGGTTGTGCCTTCTGCCTCCATATGCACACACGGGAGGCCCGCGCGCAGGGGGAGACCGAGGAGCGCCTCTACCTGCTGAGCGCCTGGCACGAGTCGCCGCTCTACACCGGCCGGGAACGCGCGGCGCTGGCGTGGACCGAGGCGCTGACGCTCGTGGCCCAGACACGTGCGCCGGATGCGGACTACGTTGCGCTGCGGGAGCACTTCTCCGAGGAAGAATGCGTGAACCTGACGTTGCTCATTGGGGTGATCAACACCTGGAACCGGATCGCCGTGGGCTTCCGGTCCATCCATCCGGTGGCGCAGCGCCGTGATGCCGCCTGA
- a CDS encoding helix-turn-helix transcriptional regulator: MVQTSARLLRVLSLLQSRRFWAGGDLAQELGVTERSVRRDMDRLRTLGYPVHATAGVGGGYQLGAGKELPPLPLEDDEAVAVAVGLRAAASGPVKGLEEAAVRALGKLEQVLPKRLRRRVNALQAVSVRLGDAGPTVDAGMLTLIANACRDGELLRFGYSSREGEESRRSAEPYHLVHTSHRWYLLAYDVGREGWRTFRVDRIREGLETGRAFKARPLPAEDVAAYVSQAVSTEAYRFRARVTVHASAPTVSKQLSGVAARIEPLEGERCLVHTGGDSLETLAFHLGWMGFDFEVHEPKELAEHLRRLSERLARAAKGLETSKAQ; encoded by the coding sequence ATGGTCCAGACCTCGGCCCGGCTGCTCCGGGTGCTGTCCCTGTTGCAGTCCCGGCGCTTCTGGGCGGGGGGCGACCTGGCACAGGAACTCGGGGTGACCGAGCGCAGCGTCCGCCGGGACATGGACCGGCTGAGGACCCTCGGCTACCCGGTGCATGCGACGGCGGGCGTCGGGGGCGGCTACCAGCTCGGTGCCGGCAAGGAGTTGCCCCCGTTGCCCCTGGAAGACGACGAGGCGGTGGCCGTCGCGGTGGGCTTGCGCGCGGCGGCGTCCGGACCGGTGAAGGGACTGGAGGAGGCCGCGGTGCGGGCCCTCGGCAAGCTGGAACAGGTGCTCCCGAAGCGGCTGCGGCGCCGGGTGAACGCACTCCAGGCCGTGAGCGTGCGGCTGGGCGATGCGGGGCCCACGGTCGATGCCGGGATGCTGACGTTGATCGCCAACGCCTGCCGCGACGGCGAACTCCTCCGGTTTGGCTACAGCAGCCGCGAGGGTGAGGAGAGCCGGCGCTCGGCCGAGCCCTACCACCTCGTGCACACCAGCCATCGGTGGTACCTCCTGGCGTATGACGTCGGCCGGGAAGGATGGCGCACGTTCCGCGTCGACCGCATTCGCGAGGGGCTGGAGACGGGACGTGCATTCAAAGCCCGTCCGCTGCCCGCCGAGGACGTGGCCGCTTACGTCTCGCAAGCCGTCTCGACGGAGGCCTACCGCTTCCGCGCCCGCGTGACGGTGCACGCCTCCGCCCCTACCGTCTCCAAGCAGTTGTCGGGCGTGGCCGCCCGCATCGAGCCGCTGGAGGGCGAGCGCTGCCTCGTCCACACCGGCGGCGACAGCCTGGAGACCCTCGCCTTCCACCTGGGGTGGATGGGGTTCGACTTCGAGGTGCATGAGCCGAAGGAGCTCGCCGAACACCTGCGCCGCCTGTCCGAGCGCTTGGCCCGGGCCGCGAAGGGGCTCGAAACATCCAAGGCCCAGTGA
- a CDS encoding sigma-70 family RNA polymerase sigma factor translates to MPPEGPPEDVFNLLRPRLLRIAYRMLGTLAEAEDVVQEAYLRWHQTDPATVSNAEAFLVRTVTRLCLDVLKSARVQRVDYVGTWLPEPIVEQVEGDDLTLTLMLALERLSPLERAAFLLHDVFGMDFDEVAKAIGREPAACRQLASRARAHVREARPRFPVPEEQGREIASAFYAASRSGDMHALQELLAQDVVTYSDGGGRVLAALNPIQGREKTVRFFDGMHRRGWMEGAQQVYAGLIDGLPAFVTIEADGTWQTMSFALEAGRIVAVYITRNPDKLQALRRGLS, encoded by the coding sequence ATGCCGCCTGAGGGCCCTCCCGAGGACGTGTTCAACCTCCTCCGCCCGCGCCTGCTCCGCATCGCCTACCGGATGCTGGGCACCCTGGCGGAGGCGGAGGACGTGGTGCAGGAGGCCTATCTGCGCTGGCACCAGACGGACCCCGCCACCGTAAGCAACGCCGAGGCGTTTCTCGTGAGGACGGTGACGCGGTTGTGTCTGGATGTCCTCAAGTCCGCCCGGGTCCAGCGCGTGGACTACGTGGGGACCTGGCTGCCGGAGCCCATCGTCGAGCAGGTGGAGGGAGACGACTTGACGCTGACCCTGATGCTGGCCCTGGAGCGCCTGTCCCCGCTGGAGCGGGCCGCGTTCCTGCTGCATGACGTGTTCGGCATGGACTTCGACGAGGTGGCCAAAGCCATCGGCCGGGAGCCCGCCGCGTGCCGGCAGCTCGCCAGCCGGGCTCGGGCCCACGTGCGCGAGGCGCGGCCCCGCTTCCCGGTACCGGAAGAGCAGGGGCGCGAGATCGCCTCCGCGTTCTATGCGGCGTCTCGCAGTGGGGACATGCATGCGCTCCAGGAACTGCTCGCCCAAGACGTCGTCACGTATTCCGATGGCGGCGGCCGGGTTCTCGCGGCCCTCAATCCCATCCAGGGCCGGGAGAAGACCGTGCGCTTCTTCGACGGCATGCACCGGCGCGGGTGGATGGAGGGGGCCCAGCAGGTGTACGCGGGGCTCATCGACGGGCTGCCCGCGTTCGTCACCATCGAGGCTGACGGGACGTGGCAGACCATGTCGTTCGCCCTGGAGGCGGGCCGCATCGTGGCCGTCTACATCACGCGCAATCCCGACAAGCTGCAGGCCCTCCGCCGGGGGCTGAGCTAG